A stretch of the Bacillus licheniformis DSM 13 = ATCC 14580 genome encodes the following:
- the rpoB gene encoding DNA-directed RNA polymerase subunit beta: MTGQLVQYGRHRQRRSYARISEVLELPNLIEIQTSSYQWFLDEGLREMFQDISPIEDFTGNLSLEFIDYSLGEPKYPVEESKERDVTYSAPLRVKVRLINKETGEVKDQDVFMGDFPIMTDTGTFIINGAERVIVSQLVRSPSVYFSGKVDKNGKKGFTATVIPNRGAWLEYETDAKDVVYVRIDRTRKLPVTVLLRALGFGSDQEIIDLIGENEYLRNTLDKDNTENTDKALLEIYERLRPGEPPTVENAKSLLDSRFFDPKRYDLASVGRYKINKKLHIKNRLFNQRLAETLVDPETGEILAEKGAILDRRTLDKVLPYLENGIGFKKLYPNGGVVEDEVTLQSIKIYAPTDQEGEQTINVIGNAYIEEGVKNITPSDIIASISYFFNLLHGVGDTDDIDHLGNRRLRSVGELLQNQFRIGLSRMERVVRERMSIQDTNTITPQQLINIRPVIASIKEFFGSSQLSQFMDQTNPLAELTHKRRLSALGPGGLTRERAGMEVRDVHYSHYGRMCPIETPEGPNIGLINSLSSFAKVNRFGFIETPYRRVDPETGKVTPRIDYLTADEEDNYVVAQANARLNDDGSFVDDSIVARFRGENTVVPKDRVDYMDVSPKQVVSAATACIPFLENDDSNRALMGANMQRQAVPLMQPESPIVGTGMEYVSAKDSGAAVICRHPGIVERVEAKNIWVRRYEEVDGQKVKGNLDKYSLLKFVRSNQGTCYNQRPIVSVGDEVEKGEILADGPSMEKGELALGRNVMVGFMTWDGYNYEDAIIMSERLVKDDVYTSIHIEEYESEARDTKLGPEEITRDIPNVGEDALRNLDERGIIRVGAEVKDGDLLVGKVTPKGVTELTAEERLLHAIFGEKAREVRDTSLRVPHGGGGIILDVKVFNREDGDELPPGVNQLVRVYIVQKRKISEGDKMAGRHGNKGVISKILPEEDMPYLPDGTPIDIMLNPLGVPSRMNIGQVLELHLGMAARRLGLHVASPVFDGAREEDVWETLEEAGMSRDAKTVLYDGRTGEPFDNRVSVGIMYMIKLAHMVDDKLHARSTGPYSLVTQQPLGGKAQFGGQRFGEMEVWALEAYGAAYTLQEILTVKSDDVVGRVKTYEAIVKGDNVPEPGVPESFKVLIKELQSLGMDVKILSSDEEEIEMRDLEDDEDAKQNEGLSLPNDEESEELVSADAERDVVTKE, from the coding sequence TTGACAGGTCAACTAGTTCAGTATGGACGACACCGCCAGCGCAGAAGCTATGCACGCATTAGCGAAGTGTTAGAATTACCAAATCTCATTGAAATTCAAACCTCTTCTTATCAGTGGTTTCTTGATGAGGGTCTTAGAGAGATGTTTCAAGACATATCGCCAATTGAGGATTTCACTGGTAACCTCTCTCTGGAATTTATCGACTACAGCTTGGGCGAGCCTAAGTATCCGGTAGAAGAATCAAAAGAGCGGGATGTGACCTATTCAGCTCCGCTGCGGGTTAAAGTCCGCTTAATCAACAAAGAAACCGGCGAAGTAAAGGATCAGGATGTCTTCATGGGCGATTTCCCTATTATGACAGACACTGGAACCTTCATTATCAACGGTGCAGAACGGGTCATCGTATCTCAGCTCGTTCGTTCTCCAAGTGTATATTTTAGTGGTAAAGTAGACAAAAACGGTAAGAAAGGTTTTACCGCGACTGTCATTCCAAACCGTGGCGCATGGTTAGAATACGAGACTGATGCGAAAGATGTTGTTTACGTACGCATCGATCGCACACGTAAGTTGCCGGTTACGGTTCTTTTGCGTGCTCTTGGCTTCGGATCTGACCAAGAGATCATTGATCTCATCGGTGAAAACGAGTATCTGCGCAATACGCTTGATAAAGATAATACGGAAAACACCGATAAAGCGCTTCTTGAAATCTACGAGCGTCTTCGTCCAGGGGAGCCGCCTACCGTAGAAAACGCAAAAAGCCTGCTTGATTCAAGGTTCTTTGATCCGAAAAGATATGACCTTGCGAGTGTAGGACGTTATAAAATTAATAAAAAGCTTCACATCAAAAACCGACTTTTTAATCAGCGGCTTGCTGAAACGCTAGTCGACCCTGAAACAGGCGAAATCCTTGCCGAAAAAGGAGCGATTTTAGACAGAAGAACGCTTGATAAAGTTCTGCCGTACCTTGAAAACGGAATCGGTTTTAAAAAGCTTTATCCGAACGGCGGAGTTGTCGAAGACGAAGTAACGCTTCAGTCTATCAAAATCTATGCTCCGACAGACCAAGAAGGGGAGCAGACAATCAATGTGATTGGAAATGCTTATATCGAAGAAGGCGTTAAGAATATTACACCTTCTGATATTATCGCTTCCATCAGCTATTTCTTTAACCTGCTTCACGGAGTGGGCGATACCGACGATATCGACCATCTAGGAAACCGCCGTCTCCGTTCAGTGGGAGAGCTTCTGCAAAACCAATTCCGTATTGGTTTAAGCAGAATGGAGCGCGTTGTTCGTGAAAGAATGTCTATTCAAGATACAAACACGATCACGCCGCAGCAGCTGATCAATATTCGCCCTGTCATCGCATCAATCAAAGAGTTTTTCGGAAGCTCGCAGCTTTCTCAGTTTATGGATCAGACGAATCCGCTTGCTGAGCTGACGCATAAGCGCCGTCTGTCAGCGCTCGGACCGGGCGGTTTGACTCGTGAGCGCGCCGGAATGGAAGTCCGTGACGTTCACTATTCACACTACGGCCGGATGTGTCCGATTGAAACCCCTGAGGGTCCAAACATCGGCTTGATCAACTCGCTTTCTTCATTCGCGAAAGTGAACCGTTTCGGCTTCATCGAAACGCCGTATCGCCGCGTCGATCCTGAAACTGGAAAAGTAACGCCGAGAATCGATTACTTGACAGCTGATGAAGAAGACAACTATGTCGTTGCCCAGGCAAACGCACGCCTGAATGATGACGGTTCTTTTGTGGATGACAGCATCGTCGCCCGTTTCAGAGGGGAGAACACCGTTGTTCCGAAAGACCGCGTCGACTATATGGACGTTTCGCCTAAACAGGTTGTCTCTGCCGCGACTGCATGTATTCCTTTCTTGGAAAACGATGACTCAAACCGCGCCCTTATGGGAGCGAACATGCAACGTCAGGCCGTACCTCTTATGCAGCCTGAATCGCCGATCGTCGGAACCGGGATGGAATATGTATCTGCGAAAGACTCCGGTGCCGCTGTTATTTGCCGCCACCCTGGAATCGTTGAACGGGTGGAAGCGAAGAACATCTGGGTGCGCCGCTATGAAGAAGTCGACGGCCAGAAAGTCAAAGGGAACCTTGATAAATACAGCCTGCTGAAGTTTGTCCGTTCCAACCAGGGAACTTGCTACAACCAGCGTCCGATCGTAAGCGTCGGTGATGAGGTTGAAAAAGGTGAAATTTTAGCTGACGGTCCGTCCATGGAAAAAGGTGAGCTTGCCCTTGGACGCAACGTCATGGTCGGCTTTATGACATGGGATGGCTACAACTATGAGGATGCCATCATCATGAGCGAACGCCTTGTAAAAGACGACGTATACACGTCTATTCATATTGAAGAATACGAATCAGAGGCCCGGGATACAAAACTCGGACCTGAAGAAATCACTCGCGATATTCCGAACGTCGGTGAGGACGCTCTTCGCAATCTCGATGAACGCGGAATTATCCGTGTCGGTGCTGAAGTAAAAGACGGAGATCTTCTTGTTGGTAAAGTAACCCCTAAAGGTGTTACAGAGCTTACGGCGGAAGAACGCCTGCTTCATGCCATCTTCGGGGAAAAAGCGCGTGAAGTGCGTGATACGTCGCTGCGTGTACCTCACGGAGGCGGCGGTATCATCCTTGATGTAAAAGTGTTCAACCGCGAAGACGGAGACGAACTGCCTCCGGGCGTTAACCAGCTCGTCCGCGTCTACATCGTTCAGAAGCGTAAAATTTCTGAAGGGGACAAAATGGCCGGACGCCACGGTAACAAAGGTGTTATTTCGAAAATTCTTCCGGAGGAAGATATGCCGTATCTGCCTGACGGAACGCCGATTGACATCATGTTAAACCCGCTGGGCGTACCATCGCGTATGAACATCGGGCAGGTGTTGGAGCTGCACCTTGGTATGGCTGCACGCCGCCTCGGTCTGCATGTCGCGTCACCTGTATTTGACGGTGCCCGCGAAGAAGATGTGTGGGAAACCCTTGAAGAAGCCGGCATGTCAAGAGACGCAAAAACCGTCCTTTACGACGGCCGAACTGGGGAGCCGTTTGACAACCGGGTTTCTGTCGGCATCATGTACATGATCAAACTGGCACACATGGTTGACGACAAATTGCACGCACGTTCAACCGGTCCTTACTCACTCGTTACCCAGCAGCCTCTCGGAGGTAAAGCGCAGTTCGGCGGACAGCGTTTTGGAGAGATGGAAGTTTGGGCGCTTGAAGCTTATGGTGCAGCATATACGCTACAAGAGATCCTGACTGTTAAATCGGATGATGTCGTAGGCCGTGTGAAAACATATGAAGCCATCGTAAAAGGCGACAATGTTCCAGAACCTGGTGTTCCGGAATCGTTCAAAGTATTGATCAAAGAGCTTCAAAGCTTAGGTATGGACGTCAAAATTCTATCAAGCGACGAAGAAGAAATCGAAATGAGAGACTTGGAAGACGACGAAGACGCGAAACAAAACGAAGGGCTTTCTCTGCCGAATGATGAAGAGTCCGAAGAGTTGGTTTCTGCTGACGCAGAACGCGATGTCGTTACAAAAGAATAA
- the rpoC gene encoding DNA-directed RNA polymerase subunit beta': protein MLDVNNFEYMNIGLASPDKIRSWSYGEVKKPETINYRTLKPEKDGLFCERIFGPQKDWECHCGKYKRVRYKGVVCDRCGVEVTRAKVRRERMGHIELAAPVSHIWYFKGIPSRMGLVLDMSPRALEEVIYFASYVVTDPANTPLEKKQLLSEKEYRAYLDKYGNKFQASMGAEAIHKLLQDIDLDKEVDMLKEELKTSQGQRRTRAIKRLEVLEAFRNSGNKPSWMILDVLPVIPPELRPMVQLDGGRFATSDLNDLYRRVINRNNRLKRLLDLGAPSIIVQNEKRMLQEAVDALIDNGRRGRPVTGPGNRPLKSLSHMLKGKQGRFRQNLLGKRVDYSGRSVIVVGPNLKMYQCGLPKEMALELFKPFVMKELVEKGLAHNIKSAKRKIERVQPEVWDVLESVIKEHPVLLNRAPTLHRLGIQAFEPTLVEGRAIRLHPLVCTAYNADFDGDQMAVHVPLSAEAQAEARILMLAAQNILNPKDGKPVVTPSQDMVLGNYYLTLERPGAVGEGMIFKDTDEALLAYQNGYVHLHTRVAVAVNSLKNETFTEEQRSKLLITTVGKLIFNEILPPSFPYMNEPTKSNIEEKTPDRFFLDYGADVKEAIKNQEINPPFKKGILGKIIAEIFKRFHITETSKMLDRMKNLGFKYSTKAGITVGVSDIVVLDDKQEILEEAQGKVDNVMKQFRRGLITEEERYERVISIWSAAKDTIQGKLMKSLDEINPIYMMSDSGARGNASNFTQLAGMRGLMANPAGRIIELPIKSSFREGLTVLEYFISTHGARKGLADTALKTADSGYLTRRLVDVAQDVIIRETDCGTDRGILAKAITEGTEVIERLEERLVGRFARKPVKHPETGEVLVNENELIDEDKAIEIVEAGIEEVWIRSAFTCNTSHGVCKRCYGRNLATGTDVEVGEAVGIIAAQSIGEPGTQLTMRTFHTGGVAGDDITQGLPRIQELFEARNPKGQATISEIDGVVAEINEVRDKQQEIVVQGEVESRSYTAPYNARLKVTEGEKISRGQVLTEGSVDPKELLKVTDITTVQEYLLHEVQKVYRMQGVEIGDKHVEVMVRQMLRKVRVIDAGDTEVLPGTLLDIHQFTEANKKVLLEGKRPATGRPVLLGITKASLETDSFLSAASFQETTRVLTDAAIKGKRDELLGLKENVIIGKLVPAGTGMLNYRKVKPVLQVQSSDEMVPAE, encoded by the coding sequence TTGCTGGATGTGAACAATTTTGAGTATATGAACATCGGTCTCGCTTCACCTGACAAAATCCGTTCATGGTCTTACGGAGAAGTGAAAAAGCCTGAAACAATCAACTATCGTACTTTGAAACCTGAAAAAGATGGTCTATTCTGCGAGCGCATTTTCGGTCCTCAAAAGGACTGGGAATGCCACTGCGGAAAGTACAAGCGGGTTCGTTATAAAGGCGTAGTCTGCGACCGTTGTGGAGTTGAAGTAACCCGGGCTAAAGTCCGTCGTGAGAGAATGGGGCATATCGAGCTGGCAGCCCCGGTTTCTCACATCTGGTATTTTAAAGGAATTCCGAGCCGTATGGGTCTTGTGCTGGATATGTCTCCGCGCGCATTGGAAGAAGTCATTTACTTTGCTTCTTACGTCGTAACAGATCCGGCCAATACACCGCTCGAGAAAAAACAGCTTCTTTCTGAAAAAGAGTATCGGGCGTACCTCGATAAATACGGAAATAAATTCCAAGCGTCAATGGGTGCTGAAGCGATTCATAAGCTCCTTCAAGATATCGACCTCGATAAAGAAGTGGATATGCTGAAAGAAGAGCTTAAAACGTCACAAGGACAGCGCCGCACACGTGCGATCAAACGTCTGGAAGTATTGGAAGCCTTCCGCAATTCCGGAAATAAGCCGTCATGGATGATCCTCGACGTTCTTCCGGTCATTCCGCCTGAGCTGCGACCAATGGTACAGCTTGACGGTGGACGTTTTGCAACTTCCGATCTGAACGATTTGTATCGCCGCGTAATCAACCGTAACAATCGTTTAAAACGTCTTCTGGACCTTGGAGCGCCAAGCATTATCGTTCAAAACGAAAAGCGCATGCTTCAGGAAGCCGTGGACGCATTGATCGATAACGGACGCAGAGGACGTCCTGTTACAGGTCCAGGAAACAGACCGTTAAAATCCCTTTCTCACATGCTGAAAGGTAAACAAGGCCGTTTCCGTCAAAACCTTCTCGGTAAACGTGTTGACTACTCAGGACGTTCGGTTATCGTCGTAGGTCCGAACCTGAAAATGTATCAATGCGGTCTTCCGAAAGAAATGGCGCTGGAACTGTTCAAGCCATTCGTCATGAAAGAGCTTGTTGAAAAGGGCCTTGCCCACAATATTAAGAGCGCGAAGCGTAAAATTGAGCGCGTTCAGCCGGAAGTCTGGGATGTCCTTGAATCAGTTATCAAAGAACACCCTGTGCTTCTCAACCGTGCACCTACGCTTCACAGATTAGGTATTCAAGCGTTTGAACCAACGCTTGTTGAAGGCCGTGCCATCCGTCTTCATCCGCTTGTATGTACGGCATACAACGCTGACTTTGACGGTGACCAAATGGCGGTTCACGTTCCTTTATCAGCAGAAGCGCAAGCTGAGGCGCGCATCCTTATGCTTGCTGCGCAAAACATCCTGAACCCTAAAGACGGAAAACCGGTTGTTACACCGTCTCAGGATATGGTACTTGGAAACTACTATCTGACGCTAGAACGCCCTGGTGCAGTCGGCGAAGGTATGATTTTCAAAGATACGGATGAAGCGCTGCTTGCTTACCAAAACGGATATGTTCATTTGCATACGAGAGTAGCCGTCGCGGTTAACTCATTGAAAAATGAAACGTTTACCGAAGAACAGCGTTCCAAGCTGCTCATTACAACTGTCGGAAAACTGATCTTCAACGAAATTCTTCCGCCGTCGTTCCCATACATGAACGAACCGACGAAGAGCAACATTGAAGAAAAAACGCCTGACCGTTTCTTCTTGGATTACGGTGCAGATGTTAAAGAAGCCATTAAGAACCAAGAAATCAACCCGCCGTTCAAAAAAGGCATTTTGGGTAAAATCATTGCGGAGATCTTCAAAAGGTTCCATATTACAGAAACATCAAAAATGCTTGACCGCATGAAAAACCTCGGCTTTAAATACTCTACAAAAGCCGGAATTACGGTCGGTGTTTCCGATATCGTCGTATTGGACGACAAACAGGAAATCCTTGAAGAAGCGCAAGGAAAAGTCGATAACGTGATGAAGCAGTTCAGACGCGGTCTGATTACTGAAGAAGAGCGTTATGAACGGGTCATTTCCATCTGGAGTGCAGCTAAGGATACGATCCAAGGCAAGCTGATGAAATCCTTGGATGAAATCAACCCGATTTACATGATGAGTGATTCCGGAGCCCGGGGTAACGCATCAAACTTTACGCAGCTTGCGGGTATGCGCGGTCTGATGGCCAACCCGGCCGGACGGATCATCGAACTTCCGATCAAGTCAAGTTTCCGTGAAGGTTTAACGGTACTCGAGTACTTTATCTCTACTCACGGTGCGCGTAAAGGTCTTGCGGATACGGCCCTTAAGACAGCCGACTCAGGTTACCTGACACGCCGTCTCGTAGACGTAGCCCAAGACGTCATCATTCGTGAGACTGACTGCGGCACAGACCGAGGCATTCTTGCCAAAGCCATCACGGAAGGCACAGAAGTGATCGAGCGTCTTGAAGAGCGTCTTGTCGGCCGATTCGCGAGAAAGCCTGTTAAACATCCGGAAACAGGTGAAGTGCTCGTGAATGAAAACGAGCTGATCGACGAAGATAAAGCGATTGAAATTGTCGAAGCAGGCATTGAAGAAGTGTGGATCCGCTCCGCATTTACATGTAATACGTCACATGGTGTATGTAAACGATGCTACGGCCGCAACCTGGCAACAGGAACCGATGTCGAAGTCGGAGAAGCAGTCGGAATCATCGCTGCCCAGTCCATTGGTGAGCCGGGTACACAGTTAACGATGCGTACCTTCCATACGGGCGGGGTTGCCGGAGACGATATTACACAAGGTTTGCCGCGTATCCAGGAATTGTTTGAAGCGCGAAACCCTAAAGGTCAAGCGACGATCTCTGAAATTGACGGTGTCGTGGCCGAAATCAATGAGGTTCGCGATAAACAGCAGGAAATCGTCGTTCAGGGCGAAGTCGAAAGCCGTTCATATACGGCGCCTTACAACGCGCGCTTGAAAGTCACTGAAGGAGAGAAGATTTCTCGTGGTCAAGTGCTGACAGAAGGTTCGGTTGATCCGAAAGAGCTTCTGAAAGTCACTGACATCACCACGGTCCAAGAATACCTGCTTCATGAAGTGCAGAAGGTTTATCGTATGCAGGGGGTTGAAATCGGAGATAAGCACGTCGAGGTTATGGTTCGCCAGATGCTTCGCAAAGTGCGCGTCATCGATGCCGGCGACACGGAAGTGCTGCCAGGCACGCTGCTCGATATTCACCAGTTTACAGAAGCAAACAAAAAAGTTCTGCTTGAAGGCAAACGCCCTGCAACTGGCCGTCCGGTGCTTCTCGGTATCACCAAAGCATCGCTTGAAACGGATTCCTTCCTGTCTGCCGCGTCATTCCAGGAAACAACACGTGTCCTGACAGATGCAGCGATCAAAGGAAAACGTGATGAGCTTCTCGGCCTGAAAGAGAATGTTATCATCGGTAAGCTTGTTCCTGCTGGAACGGGTATGCTGAACTATCGTAAAGTGAAGCCGGTATTGCAAGTCCAATCATCTGATGAAATGGTTCCGGCTGAATAA
- a CDS encoding 50S ribosomal protein L7ae-like protein: protein MSYDKVSQAQSIIIGTKQTVKALKRNSVKEVVVAKDADPCLTSGVINLANEQGVPVSMAESMKKLGKACGIEVGAAAVAIIQ from the coding sequence ATGTCTTATGATAAAGTATCACAGGCTCAATCTATTATTATCGGTACGAAGCAGACAGTCAAAGCACTGAAGCGCAATTCTGTTAAGGAAGTCGTCGTAGCAAAGGACGCTGATCCTTGTCTGACGTCAGGTGTTATCAATCTGGCAAATGAACAAGGGGTTCCAGTCTCAATGGCAGAGTCCATGAAAAAGCTCGGCAAAGCCTGCGGAATTGAAGTCGGAGCTGCAGCTGTTGCCATTATTCAATAA
- the rpsL gene encoding 30S ribosomal protein S12 translates to MPTINQLVRKGRVSKVETSKSPALNKGYNSFKKEHTNVSSPQKRGVCTRVGTMTPKKPNSALRKYARVRLTNGIEVTAYIPGIGHNLQEHSVVLIRGGRVKDLPGVRYHIVRGALDTAGVENRAQGRSKYGTKRPKKK, encoded by the coding sequence ATGCCTACAATTAATCAGCTAGTCCGCAAAGGACGCGTAAGCAAAGTTGAAACTTCTAAGTCTCCAGCACTTAACAAAGGATACAACAGCTTCAAGAAAGAGCACACTAACGTATCTTCACCACAAAAACGCGGAGTATGTACCCGTGTTGGTACAATGACACCGAAGAAGCCGAACTCAGCGCTTCGTAAATATGCCCGTGTTCGCTTAACTAACGGAATCGAGGTTACAGCCTACATTCCTGGTATCGGACACAACCTGCAAGAGCACAGTGTCGTATTGATCCGCGGTGGACGTGTAAAAGACTTACCGGGGGTACGCTACCACATCGTGCGTGGCGCACTTGATACTGCCGGAGTTGAAAACCGTGCACAAGGCCGTTCTAAATACGGTACAAAACGTCCTAAGAAAAAATAA
- the rpsG gene encoding 30S ribosomal protein S7: MPRKGPVAKRDVLPDPLYNSKLVTRLINKMMIDGKKGKAQTILYKSFDIIKERTGNDAMEVFEQALKNIMPVLEVKARRVGGANYQVPVEVRPERRTTLGLRWLVNYARLRGEKTMEERLANEILDAANNTGAAVKKREDTHKMAEANKAFAHYRW; encoded by the coding sequence ATGCCACGTAAAGGTCCTGTAGCAAAAAGAGACGTTTTACCTGATCCGCTTTACAACTCTAAACTGGTTACTCGTTTGATCAACAAAATGATGATCGACGGTAAAAAAGGTAAAGCTCAAACAATCCTATACAAGTCATTCGATATTATTAAAGAACGTACCGGCAACGATGCAATGGAGGTTTTCGAACAAGCATTGAAGAACATCATGCCAGTGCTTGAAGTTAAAGCACGCCGCGTAGGTGGTGCGAACTACCAAGTACCTGTAGAGGTTCGTCCTGAACGCCGTACGACTCTTGGACTTCGCTGGTTAGTAAACTACGCTCGTCTTCGCGGAGAAAAAACGATGGAAGAGCGTTTAGCTAACGAAATCCTTGATGCAGCTAACAACACTGGTGCTGCTGTTAAGAAACGTGAAGATACTCATAAGATGGCTGAAGCAAACAAAGCGTTCGCTCACTATCGCTGGTAA
- the fusA gene encoding elongation factor G: MAREFSLEKTRNIGIMAHIDAGKTTTTERILFYTGRIHKIGETHEGASQMDWMEQEQERGITITSAATTAQWKGYRVNIIDTPGHVDFTVEVERSLRVLDGAVAVLDAQSGVEPQTETVWRQATTYGVPRIVFVNKMDKTGADFLYSVGTLRDRLEANAHAIQLPIGAEDNFEGIIDLVENVAYYYEDDLGTRSEAREIPAEYKDKAEELRASLIEAVAELDEELMMKYLEGEEITVDELKAAIRKGTCNVEFYPVLCGSAFKNKGVQLVLDAVLDYLPAPTDVPAIKGTLPDSDEEVTRESSDDAPFSALAFKVMTDPYVGKLTFFRVYSGTLDSGSYVRNSTKGKRERVGRILQMHANSREEISTVYAGDIAAAVGLKDTTTGDTLCDEKNLVILESMEFPEPVIHVAIEPKSKADQDKMSTALAKLAEEDPTFRAHTDPETGQTIIGGMGELHLDIIVDRMKREFKVEANVGAPQVAYRETFRASAQVEGKFVRQSGGRGQFGHVWIEFSPNEEGKGFEFENAIVGGVVPREYIPAVQAGLEDALQNGVVAGYPVIDIKAKLFDGSYHDVDSNEMAFKIAASMALKNAASKCNPVILEPISKVEVVIPEEYMGDIMGDITSRRGRVEGMEGRGNAQVVRAMVPLSEMFGYATALRSNTQGRGTFTMVFDHYEEVPKSIADEIIKKNQGE, encoded by the coding sequence ATGGCAAGAGAGTTCTCCTTAGAAAAAACTCGTAATATCGGAATCATGGCTCACATCGATGCCGGTAAAACGACAACAACTGAACGTATCTTGTTCTACACAGGCCGTATCCATAAAATTGGTGAAACTCACGAAGGGGCTTCCCAAATGGACTGGATGGAGCAGGAACAAGAACGCGGTATCACAATCACATCTGCTGCAACAACTGCACAGTGGAAAGGCTACCGCGTAAACATCATCGACACACCAGGACACGTAGACTTCACAGTTGAGGTTGAACGTTCCCTGCGCGTACTTGATGGTGCCGTTGCCGTTCTTGACGCACAATCAGGCGTTGAGCCGCAAACTGAAACAGTTTGGCGTCAGGCGACAACTTACGGAGTACCTCGTATCGTATTTGTCAACAAGATGGACAAAACGGGTGCGGACTTCCTTTACTCTGTAGGAACTCTTAGAGACCGTCTTGAGGCGAACGCTCACGCGATCCAATTACCGATTGGCGCCGAAGACAATTTTGAAGGGATCATCGACCTTGTAGAAAACGTTGCGTACTACTATGAAGATGACCTTGGAACACGCTCTGAAGCGCGTGAAATCCCTGCTGAGTACAAAGACAAAGCTGAAGAGCTTCGCGCTAGCTTGATTGAAGCTGTTGCTGAGCTTGATGAAGAGCTTATGATGAAGTACTTGGAAGGTGAAGAAATCACAGTTGACGAGCTGAAAGCAGCAATCCGCAAAGGAACTTGTAACGTTGAGTTCTATCCGGTTCTATGTGGTTCAGCTTTCAAAAACAAAGGTGTTCAATTAGTGCTTGACGCAGTTCTTGACTACCTGCCAGCTCCAACTGACGTACCAGCAATCAAAGGTACTCTGCCTGATTCTGATGAAGAGGTTACTCGTGAGTCTTCTGACGATGCACCTTTCTCAGCGCTTGCATTTAAAGTTATGACTGACCCTTACGTTGGTAAATTGACGTTCTTCCGTGTGTACTCAGGAACACTTGATTCCGGTTCATACGTAAGAAACTCAACAAAAGGCAAACGTGAGCGCGTCGGCCGTATCCTGCAAATGCACGCCAACAGCCGTGAAGAAATCTCTACTGTGTACGCAGGGGATATCGCTGCTGCTGTAGGTTTGAAAGACACGACTACAGGGGACACGCTTTGCGACGAGAAAAACCTTGTTATCCTGGAATCAATGGAATTCCCTGAGCCTGTTATCCACGTTGCAATCGAGCCTAAATCTAAGGCTGACCAAGACAAAATGTCTACTGCACTGGCTAAATTGGCTGAAGAGGATCCAACATTCCGTGCGCATACTGACCCTGAAACAGGTCAAACGATCATCGGCGGTATGGGTGAGCTTCACCTTGATATCATCGTTGACCGTATGAAACGCGAATTTAAAGTTGAAGCCAACGTCGGTGCTCCTCAAGTTGCGTATCGTGAAACATTCCGTGCGAGCGCGCAAGTTGAAGGTAAATTCGTACGTCAGTCTGGTGGACGCGGACAGTTCGGACACGTTTGGATCGAATTCTCTCCAAACGAAGAAGGAAAAGGCTTTGAGTTCGAAAACGCAATCGTCGGTGGTGTCGTTCCTCGTGAATACATTCCGGCTGTTCAAGCAGGACTTGAAGATGCACTTCAAAACGGTGTAGTCGCAGGTTACCCTGTTATCGACATCAAAGCGAAACTTTTTGACGGTTCTTACCACGATGTCGACTCTAACGAAATGGCGTTTAAAATCGCTGCTTCCATGGCGCTTAAAAACGCGGCAAGCAAGTGTAACCCAGTTATTCTTGAGCCGATCTCCAAAGTTGAAGTCGTTATCCCAGAAGAATACATGGGAGACATCATGGGCGACATTACGTCACGCCGCGGTCGCGTAGAAGGTATGGAAGGACGCGGAAACGCTCAGGTCGTTCGCGCGATGGTTCCACTTTCTGAAATGTTCGGTTACGCTACGGCTCTCCGTTCAAACACACAAGGACGCGGTACGTTCACAATGGTCTTTGACCACTATGAAGAAGTGCCTAAGAGCATCGCTGATGAGATCATCAAAAAAAATCAAGGTGAATAA